The segment cttttgacttcaaccgtACCTGTTGTCACACTTTGAAAAGTTACAGTTTCAGCTACAATTGGAGGTTTGAAGAAATATTGAGGAAAATCAAGGTCATCTAGCCAAAAGTCTCTTTATTCACAAAACGTATAACTACAGTTATCAATATGGCAAAGGGAATGCATCAATCACAAGTTTTGGTCACATGTTTAGCCTGAACCAAAACTATTACTGTCTCTCCTGTcaatctaaaaagaaaaaaagagaaacagaggAAAAAATGTATTGCTCTCCCCAACCAAGCCTCATCACAGGTGAGAACAACTGGCATTTTACAAAATTCATCATAATACATGAAATGTTAATGTCCAATACAGTGCTGGTTTGTGAACTGAAATGATTCAATAGCAACATTTACAAAAATACAggattttacaataaaatactgCCGGGAGAAATAAAAAAGCGAGCTTGATTTTTCTTAATTTCATAATTATAGAAGGGCTACATTAGGTGTAAGTTTTAGTCCAAGCCTTGACAAAAATAGAAACCTGGGGAGAAATGCATTTTGGGATGGTGGCAAAATATCAAATGTAAATTTTGTacaaagggcaaaaaaaaaaaaaaaaacccggaaACCCCCTTTGATAGTGAAATTGCATTTATAGCAAGTACTAAAAATATTTCTGGATAAAACCCACAATTCATGAGGTGCAAACACTTCCTAAGGTGTACAAAACATTATATTAGTGGCGCTAATGTGCTTTCCCACAGGCCACAAAAAACTTTAGGGGACTTCTGAGCTTCCTCATTCCCGACCACCGTTATCAACCACGCAGATGTGCTGACTGGCTCACAAAGTTTTGAGGAGATGAGACATGATCaggcttacttaaaaaaaaaaaaaaaaaaaaaattacccactACCAACTTAAAGTATATCCCATCACCACCTCATTCATTCGTTATAAACGTCAAGATTCCTTGCTGCTGTGATTCTAAAACACGACTGTAAAACTATGACACACATCAGGTCTTTTTAGCACAGAAGGGGAAGCAGCAGCGCAAAGTTGACTAGTCCACTTGAAACTAGCCCAATAGGATAATGTGACGTCAAAATATGTCTTTTCCGAAGCAGTTGCACAGTTGCTCGATTCTCACTGAGGTCTCATgcgcacatacatacatacaaacaaacacatacaACAGCCAGTCAGGTTCCTATTCCTCAAAGGCTGGTGGCGTAAGAGAGTGGTAGGAAAAGGAAATGgggtgtgtatgtatgtgtaatgCTACAgtagtgtgtgtgagtgagtgtgtacgTGTGTGACCTTGAGTGCATTGCTATCACGGGGGTGCAGTGCGAGGCTGAACGCGTGTATCGCTATAAAAGTGTGCAACGTCTCTGTGTGTGCTTTTTGCTCTTCTTATTGCTGCGGTTCGTCTCCTTGTATCTTCGGATCTCCCGCACGAGAGAGTAAAACGCCTCCTCAACTCCCTGCAGACAGAAAAAGACAAGATAGATTTAGAACTAATTGTGactcaggaccacaaaaccatcataaGAGCTCATTTTTTGAAACCGAgattaatacatcatctgaaagctgaataaataagcttccattgatgtttggataggacaatatttggctgagatgcaactagtgtaaaaaatattgagaaaatcgcctttaaagttgtccaaatgaagttcttggcaatgcatattactaatcaaaaactaagttttgatatatttatggtaggaaatgtactaaatatgttcatggaacatggtctttacttaatatcctaatgatttttggcattaaggaaaaatctatcattttgacccacacagtgtgtttttggctattgctacaaatatgcccgtgctacttaagagttTTGTCAAAAAGTTTGATACTTTTACTCTGATTTCCCCCTTAAAAATAAACATAAGCACACTCGTCCTGTCATCGGCATCATTGTGTCTTCAGGTTTGCTGACATGTTTCTGGAGGGTTGGGTTGTGGAGAGGGCGTGTGACTCAAGTCTAGTGTAAACTCTTTTATAATCTCAAAACTTATCAAACTGCTGTGAAACATTCTGTTTGATTAATGCGCTGTTTCTCAATCGCTTGGTTGGGCAGCCACATTCATGCATTGTTGGGGAACATTCACACAGAACACGTTTTTGCATTCCATTCCATTGCACTGCCattccattgttttttttttcatgataaaATTTGCGAGACGGACATGTTTGTTGCACAAGCATATCACCTCTTATGCAAAATCTCACGCAATGCAGTGTTTGATTTGGCCCACTATGCCATTTCACAAGATTGGGTGGACAAAGAAAAGTCTTTTATAGAAGCACATCAACCTTTTTGTTTTAaccttattttgtttacattttacattGTTACACTAAATTTACAATTgcggaaaaaaaaatgttttaatataattgGATATAAtttggctatttttttttttttttttggcccatTGTGGTAAACAGTTTGGCCACCTTTGCTTTTTTTTACTCCATTGTCCTGTTCCTTGCACACTAAATGCAAAAGTGTGTTTTGTGTGAATGACCACAATGACTgctgttgtttttaataatatgATGGTATTCAAACCAACAGCATTATTTGTAAGCGTTATACTGCTTTTATACACTAGTTTTTCTGTCAATCACAACCTGCTTTCTGTAAGAATCCTGCATGGGCTAGATGTAAAATGCCAATAAACATTTGAACTTACAGTTGAAATcatttgcatacaccttgcagaatctgcaaaatgttaattatttgaccaaaataagagggatcatatgaaatgcatgttattttttatttaatactgacctgaataagatatttcacataaaagacatttacatagtccacaagagaaaattccCTCCGATGCTTCAGttgaaaacatgatgcattaagagctggggggtgcaaactttttaattttaaagatcagggtaaattttacttattttgtcctctgggaaacatgtaagtatcttctgtagcttctgaatggtagtactaaatgaaaaaatatgattttaggcaaaataagaaaaatgtacacatctgttcaaaagtttttacccccggctcttaacgcatcagtgagtgtttgaaccttctgtaatagttgcatatgagtccctcagttgtcctcagtgtgaaaagatgcatctcaaaatcatactttCATTTTTGGAaaagattcaaatacacaaaaatgctgaaaaaccaaaagaatttgtgggacctgaaggatttttctggagaacagcaggtagtttaactgttcaggaaaaacaaacaACTCATAAACAATTATCactttacaacaaaaaaaaaaacaccgctgtggatcattcaggtaacaacatagtattgagaatcaagtgtatgtaaacttttgaacagggtcctttttataaattaaaacgattattttaatcttgtggactatatgtagagatgttccgatacccttttttccttcccgataccgattccgatacctgggctcggggtatcggccgatacagagtactaatccgatacctgggtgtgtaattgtatacagctgtagataatactaataaattattttattgtgtgcttcagacttattccttaataaaacaaatatacagtgatatatacagtgaactagagtatttttattatatgaaatacattgaacttttattatatgacatatacagtgaactagagtatttttattatatgacatacatttgacagtaatattttttcatatagttagtattactaatctggttttctgacgtacatcagccctgtttataacagattctcactagatctcgcagcaaccttattcattgtgcggcattttcaaatgctcctcactgcatctcgcagcagtaacagtgttgcaaaatcgacgttggctcccgaataaagctgttcggggtttgtgcaagtttgtttgcgttgcagtccaagctgataaacggtcagcccTGAGCAGCccaaacgtgtcgtgttagtttcactttcgtttcgcgtgccattttatgtttctcatctgagacagaaatggcagagcttatgagttgaacaaccattggtcgcgccagtgtgaccgctcacgaaaattagtaacactggcagaaaaattggtcacagtctggagccctttaatattaccgcaagtgtcccgcgccCTTCAGTacaggagtaaacaaaccacgcgcctgtacaattcattaacacaaaaccacgcattaattcatatttaaacagtcggtttttggcttaatattagtccatgtcacgatttgatttaagtgtaatgaactacctttgattaatgcatcaaagtttgacaaattccgtgacgttccgcgttaaactgtaagttccattttgactggattccgcgattccatctgtgttttccgcatcgcagaaatcataaagccctacatatgagacatgccgccgttttagcggacaaactgctagcacatttgtatttcttcttcgctgctctaaacagtggttgcttgtggcaacactgtttgcattctgagccgcgaagaagaactggcttctgatttgctagcgggaataacttatatcttaagaaaatggtatcggatcggtacgtgggttcaagtactcgccgattccgatgctagatttttttgtggtatcggcggcatttccgatactagtatcggaatcggaacaaccctaactatatgtaaacgtcttttatgtgaaatatcttattcagttcagtactaaataaaaataaaaaaaaacatgcactttgtatgatccttcttattttggtaaagtaattaacattttgcagggtTAAATTCTAGCAAAGTTTGTATTCAAAAAGAATAGAAAAGCAGAGCCATGAATGCAAAAAACAGTTTTATCTAAtctaatctagattaatctcttaaagcaatagttcacccaaaaataaaaattctgtcattgttaactcaccatcatgtcgttccaaacctgtaaaacatcttcagaataaaaattaggatatttttgatgaaatctgagagctttctgaccctgaataggctccaacacaactgacacgttcaagacccagaaaggtagtaggagcattgttaaaattgtccatgtgacatcagtggttcaaccataatgttatgaagctacaagaatacattttgtgcatgaagacaaaaaatatttcaaataccTTTCTGAACCAAGTgaatgtctatgcagggttagaaagctctcggatttcatcaataatatcttaaattgtgttctgaagatgaacaaaggtcttacatgttcggaacgacatgaggacgagtaattaataacagaattttcatttttgggtaaactatgcctttaaagtttGAAACCAGTGCAACCTACCTGTCGCGTCTTGGCAGATGTTTCGACAAACGGGACCCCGTAACTTCTGGCGAGCTCTTGGGCTTGACGCGTCTCTACAGTACGAGAGGCCAGGTCACTTTTGTTCCCCACCAGCACCATTGGGACATTGTCGCTGTCTTTGACACGGTTTATTTGCTCCCTGCACAGAAACAAAACACAGCATGGTTGATTTTTTGCACACAGACTGACTTGTGAAATTCAGCTTGGCCTTTCTGTAATTCCACACTGGTTTTCTTACTCATCAACTTCAAGTCACATAAATAAGGAAGTTGGCATGTTAATGCAGTAAAGTGATGTCATCCTGCTGAACTGGCATCTCAGTCTAGCAACTTTtccatttgatcattttttttaggttttttaggAAGTACAAGGCTTTATTTGCAGTTAGTCGACACAAGACCCAAGCCATCCATCTTGACATCCACAAATCCCAAATATAATATAggagtattaaagggatagtccaccaaAAATGTTTCTGTCCCATTTATTTCTATTGTACTTTGTTCATACAATGGAGTTCAATGGGACAAGAAACGGTTTGGTTACCAGCATTCCTAAAGGGATCGTTCACCCTGTCAAATTCTGATTATCCCTTTAAGACAGGcagaatatttttaataataactgATGCTCAGTATCCTTTACGTATATTAGTCTCTACTTGTTTGGCTATATACCTGTAAAGATGTACATCCTCAAAGGATTTGGCATTGTTGATGGCAAACACACACAGAAAGCCCTCTCCTGTCCTCATATACTGGTCTCTCATGGCACTGTACTCCTCCTGACCTGCAGTGTCCAGGATGTCCAGCAAACATGTCTCTCCATCAATAACAACCTGCTTTCTATAGGAATCCTGCATGGAATAGACATAAAAAGAACATGTGCTCaattatcatatgtgaccctggaacagcGTATATTTCTAACAACAGCCAACAATAcaataattatcaaaattatcgatttttcttttatgccacaaatcattaggatatcaagtatagatcatgttctatgaagatgttttgtaaatttcataaatcataaatatgtcaaagcttaatttttgattagtaatacgcattgctaagaacttcattcagacaactttaaaggcagttttctcaatattttgactttttgcacccacagattccagatttagaaaagagttgtatctcagccaaatattatcctatcctaacaaaccatacatcaatggaaagcttattagaatttttttttaaaaagaccattatgactggttttgtgggtcaCATATCTGAGTTTTTATACGC is part of the Garra rufa chromosome 1, GarRuf1.0, whole genome shotgun sequence genome and harbors:
- the LOC141336040 gene encoding GTPase KRas, with the protein product MTEYKLVVVGAGGVGKSALTIQLIQNHFVDEYDPTIEDSYRKQVVIDGETCLLDILDTAGQEEYSAMRDQYMRTGEGFLCVFAINNAKSFEDVHLYREQINRVKDSDNVPMVLVGNKSDLASRTVETRQAQELARSYGVPFVETSAKTRQGVEEAFYSLVREIRRYKETNRSNKKSKKHTQRRCTLL